A genomic segment from Pseudopipra pipra isolate bDixPip1 chromosome 14, bDixPip1.hap1, whole genome shotgun sequence encodes:
- the LOC135422169 gene encoding myosin light chain kinase 3-like isoform X1, whose translation MIKDFARIMFTLVIVAGLLRAVIKMAKDKPEESGAKPKHVLSNRGTQTESKKPLEETKSGKKLDENKGACEKVNTSGAVAHKGDSKPQVKERTAQQQVAEGAVKTHSGKSFQQKDIGVKALNQHNGLPFIHEDHVGNQNVPAKAQNMDRAPCPDECHRQLVHQKLGKNENKPGPWSAASREAAPSTSQAISDTGREVTHTRISISVHMTDMKEKIEMAKERNVSDHRGTSPKVKPPSSTPADLKGAKQLPDKLKLQQSPKNISTEPNPEVKGDNKQNELTPQTGKQQPLLSKPKPGKKAEEKSELKCEPKTSQNNSAKEPANDGGVEVKIHQETAKAEESPKGTESERRESESASSGGRGNDVHQCPGVAPEKSKALEGDRALPTQGEVIIDDSPSPPAPFEHRIVSVKQTEVTTSYSVCRHEVLGGGRFGQVHKCTEISTGLNLAAKIIKVKGAKEKEEVKNEINIMNQLNHVNLIQLYDAFEAKNSVTLIMEYLDGGELFDRITDENYHLTELDAILFTRQICEGVHYLHQHYILHLDLKPENILCVNHTGNQIKIIDFGLARRYKPCEKLKVNFGTPEFLAPEVVNYDFVSFPTDMWSVGVITYMLLSGLSPFLGETDAETMNYVLNCSWDFDAEAFEQLSEEAKDFISRLLVKEKSCRMSATQCLKHEWLNDLPAKAKKSKLRLKSQLLLQSYMAQRKWKKHFYVVAAANRLKRLQSMSVKLA comes from the exons GATTTTGCAAGAATAATGTTCACCCTGGTCATTGTTGCAGGTTTGCTTAGAGCTGTAATAAAAATG GCCAAAGATAAGCCCGAGGAGAGTGGTGCAAAACCTAAGCATGTGCTTAGTAACAGAGGAACCCAAACTGAAAGCAAGAAGCCTCTGGAAG AGACAAAAAGTGGGAAAAAGCTGGATGAAAACAAGGGAGCATGTGAGAAAGTGAACACTTCTGGTGCTGTAGCTCACAAAGGTGACTCCAAACCCCAAGTGAAGGAGaggacagcacagcagcaagTGGCAGAAGGTGCTGTCAAAACACACAGCGGTAAAAGCTTTCAGCAAAAGGACATTGGTGTCAAGGCTTTGAATCAACACAATGGGCTTCCCTTCATACATGAAGATCACGTAGGCAACCAAAATGTTCCTGCTAAAGCACAGAATATGGACAGAGCCCCATGCCCAGATGAGTGCCACAGGCAGCTTGTGCATCAGAAACTCgggaagaatgaaaacaaacctgGACCCTGGAGTGCGGCATCCCGGGAAGCTGCGCCCTCCACATCCCAGGCTATATCTGACACGGGGCGTGAGGTGACACATACCAG GATATCCATCAGTGTACATATGACTGACATGAAAGAAAAGATTGAGATGGCCAAGGAAAGAAATGTAAGTGATCACAGAGGTACAAGTCCCAAAGTAAAACCCCCATCCTCCACACCAGCAGATTTGAAAGGAGCCAAACAGCTGCCTGACAAATTAAAGCTTCAACAGAGTCCTAAAAACATCAGCACTGAGCCAAATCCAGAAGTTAAAGGGGACAATAAGCAAAATGAACTTACACCTCAAACAGGAAAGCAACAGCCATTACTGAGCAAGCCCAAACCAGGTAAAAAGGCTGAAGAGAAATCAGAATTAAAATGCGAGCCCAAAACCTCACAGAATAACTCTGCAAAGGAGCCTGCGAATGATGGGGGGGTAGAAGTGAAAATCCATCAGgaaacagcaaaagcagaagaatCCCCAAAAGGTACCGAGTCTGAGAGGAGAGAATCTGAGTCTGCATcttcaggaggaagaggaaatgaTGTTCATCAGTGCCCAGGAGTGGCACCAGAGAAGAGTAAGGCACTGGAAGGTGACAGAGCTCTTCCCACCCAGGGTGAAGTGATCATCG ATGACAGtccttctcctccagcacctTTTGAACATCGCATCGTGAGTGTCAAGCAAACAGAGGTGACAACGAGCTACTCGGTGTGTCGGCACGAGGTGCTGGGGGG GGGGCGTTTTGGGCAAGTCCACAAGTGCACGGAAATATCGACTGGTCTCAACCTGGCAGCCAAAATCATCAAAGTGAAAGGAGCCAAAGAGAAG gaggaagtaaaaaatgaaattaacaTCATGAACCAGTTGAATCACGTGAATCTGATCCAGCTTTATGATGCTTTTGAAGCCAAAAATAGTGTCACTTTGATCATGGAATA TCTTGATGGTGGCGAATTATTTGACCGGATCACAGATGAAAACTACCACCTGACTGAGCTGGATGCCATCCTGTTCACCAGACAGATCTGTGAAGGAGTGCACTACTTGCACCAGCATTATATTCTCCATTTAGACCTGAAG CCTGAAAACATACTATGTGTAAATCACACAGGAAACCAGATTAAAATTATTGACTTCGGATTAGCAAGGAG GTACAAACCTTGTGAGAAACTGAAGGTTAATTTTGGGACTCCAGAGTTCTTGGCCCCTGAAGTGGTGAACTATGACTTTGTTTCCTTCCCAACAGACATGTGGAGTGTGGGGGTCATCACATACATGTT gcttagtggcctgtccccattcctgggAGAAACTGATGCAGAGACAATGAATTATGTGCTCAATTGCAGCTGGGATTTTGATGCAGAAGCATTTGAACAGCTCTCAGAGGAAGCTAAAGACTTTATTTCCAGACTACTCGTGAAGGAGAAAAG CTGCCGCATGAGCGCGACTCAGTGTCTGAAACACGAGTGGCTGAACGACCTTCCCGCCAAGGCCAAGAAGTCCAAGCTGCGCCTCAAGTCCCAGTTGTTGCTGCAGAGTTACATGGCTCAGAGGAAATGGAAG aaacatttttatgtGGTGGCTGCTGCTAACAGGCTGAAGAGACTTCAGAGTATGTCTGTCAAGCTTGCATAA
- the LOC135422169 gene encoding myosin light chain kinase 3-like isoform X2: MIKAKDKPEESGAKPKHVLSNRGTQTESKKPLEETKSGKKLDENKGACEKVNTSGAVAHKGDSKPQVKERTAQQQVAEGAVKTHSGKSFQQKDIGVKALNQHNGLPFIHEDHVGNQNVPAKAQNMDRAPCPDECHRQLVHQKLGKNENKPGPWSAASREAAPSTSQAISDTGREVTHTRISISVHMTDMKEKIEMAKERNVSDHRGTSPKVKPPSSTPADLKGAKQLPDKLKLQQSPKNISTEPNPEVKGDNKQNELTPQTGKQQPLLSKPKPGKKAEEKSELKCEPKTSQNNSAKEPANDGGVEVKIHQETAKAEESPKGTESERRESESASSGGRGNDVHQCPGVAPEKSKALEGDRALPTQGEVIIDDSPSPPAPFEHRIVSVKQTEVTTSYSVCRHEVLGGGRFGQVHKCTEISTGLNLAAKIIKVKGAKEKEEVKNEINIMNQLNHVNLIQLYDAFEAKNSVTLIMEYLDGGELFDRITDENYHLTELDAILFTRQICEGVHYLHQHYILHLDLKPENILCVNHTGNQIKIIDFGLARRYKPCEKLKVNFGTPEFLAPEVVNYDFVSFPTDMWSVGVITYMLLSGLSPFLGETDAETMNYVLNCSWDFDAEAFEQLSEEAKDFISRLLVKEKSCRMSATQCLKHEWLNDLPAKAKKSKLRLKSQLLLQSYMAQRKWKKHFYVVAAANRLKRLQSMSVKLA, translated from the exons GCCAAAGATAAGCCCGAGGAGAGTGGTGCAAAACCTAAGCATGTGCTTAGTAACAGAGGAACCCAAACTGAAAGCAAGAAGCCTCTGGAAG AGACAAAAAGTGGGAAAAAGCTGGATGAAAACAAGGGAGCATGTGAGAAAGTGAACACTTCTGGTGCTGTAGCTCACAAAGGTGACTCCAAACCCCAAGTGAAGGAGaggacagcacagcagcaagTGGCAGAAGGTGCTGTCAAAACACACAGCGGTAAAAGCTTTCAGCAAAAGGACATTGGTGTCAAGGCTTTGAATCAACACAATGGGCTTCCCTTCATACATGAAGATCACGTAGGCAACCAAAATGTTCCTGCTAAAGCACAGAATATGGACAGAGCCCCATGCCCAGATGAGTGCCACAGGCAGCTTGTGCATCAGAAACTCgggaagaatgaaaacaaacctgGACCCTGGAGTGCGGCATCCCGGGAAGCTGCGCCCTCCACATCCCAGGCTATATCTGACACGGGGCGTGAGGTGACACATACCAG GATATCCATCAGTGTACATATGACTGACATGAAAGAAAAGATTGAGATGGCCAAGGAAAGAAATGTAAGTGATCACAGAGGTACAAGTCCCAAAGTAAAACCCCCATCCTCCACACCAGCAGATTTGAAAGGAGCCAAACAGCTGCCTGACAAATTAAAGCTTCAACAGAGTCCTAAAAACATCAGCACTGAGCCAAATCCAGAAGTTAAAGGGGACAATAAGCAAAATGAACTTACACCTCAAACAGGAAAGCAACAGCCATTACTGAGCAAGCCCAAACCAGGTAAAAAGGCTGAAGAGAAATCAGAATTAAAATGCGAGCCCAAAACCTCACAGAATAACTCTGCAAAGGAGCCTGCGAATGATGGGGGGGTAGAAGTGAAAATCCATCAGgaaacagcaaaagcagaagaatCCCCAAAAGGTACCGAGTCTGAGAGGAGAGAATCTGAGTCTGCATcttcaggaggaagaggaaatgaTGTTCATCAGTGCCCAGGAGTGGCACCAGAGAAGAGTAAGGCACTGGAAGGTGACAGAGCTCTTCCCACCCAGGGTGAAGTGATCATCG ATGACAGtccttctcctccagcacctTTTGAACATCGCATCGTGAGTGTCAAGCAAACAGAGGTGACAACGAGCTACTCGGTGTGTCGGCACGAGGTGCTGGGGGG GGGGCGTTTTGGGCAAGTCCACAAGTGCACGGAAATATCGACTGGTCTCAACCTGGCAGCCAAAATCATCAAAGTGAAAGGAGCCAAAGAGAAG gaggaagtaaaaaatgaaattaacaTCATGAACCAGTTGAATCACGTGAATCTGATCCAGCTTTATGATGCTTTTGAAGCCAAAAATAGTGTCACTTTGATCATGGAATA TCTTGATGGTGGCGAATTATTTGACCGGATCACAGATGAAAACTACCACCTGACTGAGCTGGATGCCATCCTGTTCACCAGACAGATCTGTGAAGGAGTGCACTACTTGCACCAGCATTATATTCTCCATTTAGACCTGAAG CCTGAAAACATACTATGTGTAAATCACACAGGAAACCAGATTAAAATTATTGACTTCGGATTAGCAAGGAG GTACAAACCTTGTGAGAAACTGAAGGTTAATTTTGGGACTCCAGAGTTCTTGGCCCCTGAAGTGGTGAACTATGACTTTGTTTCCTTCCCAACAGACATGTGGAGTGTGGGGGTCATCACATACATGTT gcttagtggcctgtccccattcctgggAGAAACTGATGCAGAGACAATGAATTATGTGCTCAATTGCAGCTGGGATTTTGATGCAGAAGCATTTGAACAGCTCTCAGAGGAAGCTAAAGACTTTATTTCCAGACTACTCGTGAAGGAGAAAAG CTGCCGCATGAGCGCGACTCAGTGTCTGAAACACGAGTGGCTGAACGACCTTCCCGCCAAGGCCAAGAAGTCCAAGCTGCGCCTCAAGTCCCAGTTGTTGCTGCAGAGTTACATGGCTCAGAGGAAATGGAAG aaacatttttatgtGGTGGCTGCTGCTAACAGGCTGAAGAGACTTCAGAGTATGTCTGTCAAGCTTGCATAA